A genomic window from Chlorobium phaeobacteroides DSM 266 includes:
- a CDS encoding NACHT domain-containing protein, whose amino-acid sequence MNNVKKKSKYLFFGEENIGKTALLRIAYSVLYERNFIPIYLEGKNIKDTGIDDIKKIVEKAFTEQYGVSSLDEYRQEDISNIFILIDDIDKNLLKSYKAKGRLIKTVSDYYCNVILTGNELSAFEEILIDEETIGDVFSDFYQYEILEFNHSNCYKLIRKWYTIGQDEYLSDEEFYKKIDGAVHSISIAMGQRIVPNYPIFVLILLQAIETSNPHDLRISSYGNYYQMLILKSLTDNIREQSELNIYQIYCEELANLFFSKKTKNISYKEYADFYTDMSGYEKMDLPSSMTIDKTIEDLSCAGIIYLKNDTIGFRYLYNYYYYEAKYLSRNLIKVETKDIVSKLCKRLYRTEYANIVMFLIHFSGDEFIVKELINNANEIFSGLSPCGLENDIININKLVEELPKLYFESKSIEAVREEENNQMDQDNNPEESEIKEECDISEDLSEIDEISKINLAFKLIEILGQILKNNPSGSMSGPVKHQMLISSYSLGLRTLSLFFDVINDNSDFVINQIKEILSKYKHVEKEKIEKIARQFTFGFCTHLSYLIVKKISYSVGSNKLIDKYYKIQEELNYSSVKIINFIIKLDQQSGFPDRELQNVKEFVEKYPLSYFLLKKVVIMHLYRHPVQYRDKQRICQFLGISIENQFKIDDKRKKGEK is encoded by the coding sequence TTGAATAATGTTAAGAAAAAGTCAAAGTATTTGTTTTTTGGAGAAGAGAATATAGGTAAGACAGCTTTATTGCGTATCGCCTATAGTGTTTTATATGAAAGAAATTTTATTCCTATTTATCTTGAGGGAAAAAATATAAAAGACACTGGAATTGATGATATAAAAAAAATTGTAGAAAAAGCTTTTACTGAACAGTATGGGGTTAGTAGTTTGGATGAGTATCGTCAAGAAGATATATCAAATATATTTATTTTAATAGACGATATTGATAAAAATCTGCTAAAAAGTTATAAAGCAAAAGGTCGCCTTATCAAAACGGTATCAGATTATTATTGTAATGTTATTTTGACTGGTAATGAGTTATCTGCTTTTGAAGAAATTTTGATTGATGAAGAGACGATTGGTGATGTTTTTAGTGATTTTTATCAGTATGAGATATTAGAGTTTAATCATTCCAATTGTTATAAGCTTATTAGAAAGTGGTATACTATAGGACAAGATGAATATCTTTCTGATGAGGAATTTTATAAAAAGATTGATGGCGCTGTGCATTCAATAAGTATTGCAATGGGGCAGCGTATTGTGCCAAATTACCCTATATTTGTTTTGATACTTTTGCAGGCTATTGAAACTTCAAATCCACATGATTTAAGGATTAGTTCGTACGGGAATTATTATCAAATGCTTATACTTAAATCACTGACGGACAATATACGTGAACAGTCGGAATTAAATATATATCAAATATATTGTGAGGAATTAGCGAATTTGTTTTTCAGTAAAAAAACAAAAAATATATCATATAAAGAATATGCTGACTTTTATACGGATATGAGTGGTTATGAAAAAATGGATTTGCCTTCATCTATGACAATTGATAAGACAATTGAAGACCTTTCATGTGCGGGAATCATATATTTAAAAAATGATACTATAGGGTTTAGGTACTTGTATAATTATTATTATTATGAAGCTAAATATTTATCTAGAAATCTCATAAAAGTCGAGACAAAGGATATAGTGTCTAAACTTTGTAAGCGCTTGTATAGAACGGAATATGCAAACATAGTTATGTTTTTAATTCATTTTAGCGGGGATGAATTTATTGTAAAAGAGCTTATTAATAATGCGAATGAGATATTTAGTGGATTGAGTCCTTGTGGATTAGAGAATGATATAATTAATATAAATAAACTTGTGGAGGAATTGCCCAAATTATATTTTGAATCTAAATCTATTGAGGCTGTAAGAGAAGAAGAAAATAATCAAATGGATCAAGATAATAATCCCGAAGAGTCAGAAATAAAAGAAGAATGTGATATTAGTGAGGATTTGTCAGAAATAGATGAGATATCAAAAATTAATTTAGCATTTAAATTAATTGAAATATTAGGTCAGATCTTAAAAAATAATCCAAGTGGCTCTATGAGTGGGCCGGTTAAGCATCAAATGCTTATATCTTCATATTCGTTGGGGTTACGAACTCTTAGCTTGTTTTTTGATGTTATAAATGATAATTCGGATTTTGTAATAAATCAGATTAAAGAAATTTTGTCTAAATATAAACATGTCGAAAAAGAAAAAATAGAAAAAATCGCAAGGCAATTTACGTTTGGTTTTTGTACGCATTTATCTTATTTAATAGTAAAAAAAATATCTTATTCTGTTGGTTCAAATAAGCTTATTGATAAGTATTATAAAATTCAGGAAGAGCTGAATTATTCTTCTGTAAAAATAATTAATTTTATCATAAAGCTGGATCAACAGTCAGGTTTTCCGGATAGAGAGCTTCAGAATGTTAAAGAATTTGTAGAAAAATATCCATTATCATATTTTCTTTTAAAGAAAGTTGTTATTATGCATTTGTATAGGCATCCTGTGCAATATAGAGATAAGCAAAGAATATGTCAGTTTTTAGGGATTTCAATCGAAAACCAATTTAAAATAGATGATAAGAGAAAAAAAGGGGAGAAGTAA
- a CDS encoding metallophosphoesterase family protein, with translation MKNIINMKIAVIHFSDIHFKEGLNSIMKKRDKLFEAIRNEVLECKGIFIVISGDVAFSGKATEYDIAKVFIDDIVVKLKGYSDRKVDILIVPGNHDCNFVYNNQARSNQINIIQRLGESVIDDSVIDQCVEVQKEFYLFRKKIQPDENLVHENKIISIYDFEICGKVVSFHCYNTAYMSEIHEENGKLFYSIDSLPSGVFQKKTDLVISIFHHPFHCFNPTNRRDFSTHINKTSDFYLTGHEHQFSGEKIEDLNGNIVYHLEGSVLQNSENIFESEYSVIKFDLDDEVYSASKYVFENDMYKIKFKHDEWVNYKRGRNKVKLKYSLTDNFCEILKDAGGKFRHPSKSNITLYDVYVYPNLKNIIKKTNLMRMSHT, from the coding sequence ATGAAAAATATTATTAATATGAAAATCGCAGTAATTCATTTTTCGGATATTCATTTTAAAGAAGGTTTGAATAGTATAATGAAAAAACGAGATAAGTTATTTGAGGCTATAAGAAACGAGGTTTTGGAATGCAAGGGCATATTTATAGTAATAAGTGGAGATGTTGCTTTTTCTGGTAAGGCTACTGAGTATGATATTGCAAAAGTATTTATTGATGATATTGTGGTAAAATTAAAAGGATATTCTGATAGAAAAGTCGATATATTAATTGTTCCGGGAAATCATGATTGTAATTTTGTTTATAATAATCAGGCCAGAAGTAATCAAATTAATATTATTCAGAGATTAGGCGAGTCTGTGATTGATGACTCTGTAATTGATCAATGTGTTGAAGTTCAAAAAGAATTTTATTTATTTAGAAAAAAAATACAGCCTGATGAAAATTTAGTACATGAAAATAAAATAATTTCTATATATGATTTTGAGATTTGCGGAAAAGTAGTCTCTTTTCATTGCTATAATACAGCATATATGTCTGAAATTCATGAAGAAAATGGAAAATTATTTTACTCTATTGACTCTCTTCCTTCAGGTGTATTCCAAAAGAAAACTGATTTGGTGATTAGTATTTTTCATCATCCTTTTCATTGCTTTAATCCTACTAATAGAAGAGATTTTTCTACTCATATAAATAAGACTTCAGATTTTTATCTAACTGGTCATGAGCACCAATTTTCAGGTGAAAAAATTGAAGATCTTAATGGGAATATAGTTTATCATTTAGAGGGATCTGTTTTACAAAATTCTGAAAATATTTTCGAAAGCGAGTATAGTGTTATCAAATTCGATTTAGATGATGAGGTGTACTCTGCTAGTAAATATGTTTTTGAAAATGATATGTATAAAATAAAATTCAAGCATGATGAATGGGTTAATTATAAGAGAGGGAGAAATAAGGTAAAATTAAAATATTCGTTAACAGATAATTTTTGTGAGATACTAAAGGACGCGGGAGGTAAATTTAGACATCCATCTAAATCGAATATTACTCTTTATGATGTTTATGTATATCCTAACTTAAAAAATATAATAAAAAAAACGAACCTGATGAGGATGTCTCATACTTAG
- a CDS encoding DUF4339 domain-containing protein, which translates to MRIKINNYMREYYLCVSDQWFGPMSIDKLREFPVSKDMFIWWAGLSEWKRVGDLGDQNFIFQTVPPPVDKVGKKNEPSDNFKRDVVRDLDDLVESYQGLSSFLLYVSAAVFLIFLFFVFGYFFMFLMRDQNNVFVFSVSLSVIFVFSVFIYYVSFSYRKKSAVLRRNLSKLRIKNIINAKDIDNFYDYKKRDGTVNEDEIQESNIIIKN; encoded by the coding sequence ATGAGAATAAAAATTAATAACTATATGAGAGAATATTATTTGTGTGTATCTGATCAGTGGTTTGGTCCAATGAGTATTGATAAGCTAAGGGAATTTCCTGTTAGCAAAGATATGTTCATATGGTGGGCAGGGCTTTCAGAGTGGAAAAGAGTTGGTGATCTGGGTGATCAGAATTTTATTTTTCAAACTGTTCCGCCGCCAGTTGATAAAGTGGGGAAAAAAAATGAGCCTTCTGATAATTTCAAGCGTGATGTCGTCAGAGATCTAGATGATCTTGTTGAAAGCTATCAAGGACTGAGTTCTTTTTTGCTTTATGTATCGGCTGCTGTTTTTTTGATTTTTTTGTTTTTTGTGTTTGGGTATTTTTTTATGTTTTTGATGCGTGATCAGAATAATGTTTTTGTGTTTTCTGTTAGTTTATCGGTCATTTTTGTGTTTTCTGTTTTTATTTATTATGTGTCATTTTCCTATCGAAAAAAGAGTGCTGTGTTAAGGAGAAATCTGAGCAAGTTAAGAATAAAAAATATAATTAATGCAAAAGATATTGATAATTTTTATGATTATAAGAAGCGTGATGGCACGGTTAATGAGGACGAAATTCAAGAATCTAATATTATAATAAAAAATTAA
- a CDS encoding restriction endonuclease subunit S: protein MNKQIANLLEQHFDTAFAAPDGIKKLRELILTLAMQGKLVEQDPNDQPASELLKEIEAEKQRLVTAGKIKKPKPLSAIVNDEIPYDIPSSWIWVRFGDIARHNSGKTLDKGRNTGESRDYITTSNLYWGKFELENVRQMLIREDELEKCTAKKDDLLICEGGEAGRAAMWPFDSEVCFQNHIHRARFYKDIDPYFVYRFFEKLSATGEINQHRKGVGISNMSSKSLASIVFPLPPFSEQHRIVARIDQLMARCNELEKLRKEREEKRLIVHAAAIKQLFDAPDGSAWGFIQQHFNELYSVKENVAELRKAILQLAVMGRLVPQDQNDPPASELLKEIEKEKASHECTKSRRKGEKLPEIFNEEMPHKIPSNWAWVRFGDIAQHNSGKTLDKGRNTGQPREYITTSNLYRGRFELENVRQMLIREDELEKCTAKKDDLLICEGGEAGRAAVWPFDSEVCFQNHIHRARFYKDIDPYFAYRFFEKLSATGEINQHRKGVGISNMSSKALASIVFPLPPQPEQHRIVARTDQLMTLCDQLDQQIDDAVGKQTEILNAVLA from the coding sequence ATGAATAAACAGATCGCCAACCTGCTTGAGCAGCACTTCGATACAGCCTTTGCCGCCCCTGATGGCATCAAAAAGCTCCGTGAGCTGATTCTCACCCTCGCCATGCAGGGCAAGCTGGTGGAGCAGGACCCGAACGACCAGCCCGCCTCAGAACTGCTGAAAGAGATCGAAGCCGAGAAACAGCGGCTGGTGACGGCAGGAAAAATCAAAAAGCCTAAACCTCTGTCTGCAATCGTCAATGATGAAATACCATACGATATTCCTTCAAGTTGGATATGGGTGCGATTCGGCGATATTGCCCGGCACAATTCTGGTAAGACGCTGGACAAGGGGCGTAACACAGGTGAGTCCCGTGATTACATAACCACGTCAAATCTCTACTGGGGAAAGTTCGAACTCGAAAATGTTCGTCAAATGTTAATCAGAGAGGATGAACTCGAAAAATGCACAGCCAAAAAGGACGATCTGTTGATTTGTGAAGGAGGGGAAGCGGGACGAGCAGCAATGTGGCCCTTCGATTCAGAAGTGTGTTTTCAGAATCATATTCATCGTGCTCGATTTTACAAAGACATTGACCCGTACTTTGTCTACAGATTTTTCGAGAAATTGAGTGCCACTGGTGAGATCAATCAGCATCGCAAAGGGGTTGGTATTTCCAATATGTCGAGTAAGTCTTTGGCCTCGATAGTGTTTCCATTGCCCCCCTTTTCCGAACAACACCGCATCGTCGCTCGCATCGACCAGTTGATGGCCCGTTGCAATGAGCTGGAAAAGCTGCGCAAGGAACGGGAAGAGAAGCGGCTGATTGTCCACGCCGCCGCCATCAAGCAACTGTTCGATGCACCGGACGGTTCAGCTTGGGGTTTCATCCAGCAACATTTCAATGAACTCTACAGTGTCAAAGAAAACGTCGCCGAACTACGCAAAGCCATCCTCCAACTCGCCGTCATGGGTCGCCTCGTTCCCCAGGATCAGAATGATCCCCCAGCATCGGAGTTGTTGAAGGAGATCGAAAAAGAGAAGGCATCGCACGAATGCACGAAGTCACGAAGGAAAGGGGAGAAGCTACCGGAAATTTTTAATGAGGAAATGCCCCACAAAATCCCGTCAAATTGGGCTTGGGTGCGATTTGGCGACATTGCTCAACACAATTCCGGAAAAACGCTGGACAAGGGGCGCAACACAGGTCAACCACGCGAATATATCACTACCTCAAATCTCTACAGGGGAAGGTTCGAGCTTGAAAATGTTCGTCAAATGTTAATCAGAGAGGATGAACTCGAAAAATGCACAGCCAAAAAGGACGATCTGTTGATTTGTGAAGGAGGGGAAGCGGGGCGAGCAGCAGTGTGGCCCTTCGATTCAGAAGTGTGTTTTCAGAATCATATTCATCGTGCTCGATTTTACAAAGACATTGACCCGTACTTTGCCTACAGATTTTTCGAGAAATTGAGTGCCACTGGTGAGATCAATCAGCATCGCAAAGGAGTAGGTATTTCCAATATGTCGAGTAAGGCTTTGGCCTCGATTGTGTTTCCATTGCCTCCTCAGCCCGAACAACATCGCATTGTAGCCCGAACCGACCAGTTGATGACGCTGTGCGACCAACTCGACCAGCAGATCGATGACGCCGTTGGCAAACAGACCGAAATCCTGAATGCTGTGTTGGCGTAG
- a CDS encoding AlbA family DNA-binding domain-containing protein — translation MDKKSLSERDICTKFITSVHDPLTPLLQAGEGFHTEFKQSLDKSFVEEACAFANSGGGRILLGVADSGVIRGIDTGNLMRSRVQDMLGQIEPLLHCEIEAVGDVLVVTIPEGTEKPYGCFRGFFMRMGANSQKLTRNQIIEFFQKEGRIRFDELSHPKAVYPDDFDPDAFTRFLKLAGISPSIDRETLLHNLDCLTADNRFTNLGVLFFTRDIDFFLNHAVVVCVLYRGSEKVTILDKKDFTGNIVENIDNALLFVKRHTKVRLRIEHLQHEEIPDYPEVALREAIINAVCHRDYFDRRANVTIEVFADRVVITNPGGLPSGLSPEEFGTKSVARNPRIASLLHRIDYIEKIGTGINRIRQAVAEHGGTELELRFNDFFTATFRSKIQVAQEVTGEVSEQVKAHDEVHDEAHELTDTERKILGACREATRSAPDLLEVLGYRTRTGNFKKAMSRLCDVLKLLEPTLPDSARSKNQKYRLTDKGREILRQEGSDE, via the coding sequence ATGGATAAAAAATCTCTCTCCGAGCGGGACATATGCACGAAATTTATCACTTCGGTGCATGATCCGTTGACACCCTTGCTGCAGGCAGGCGAAGGCTTTCACACTGAATTCAAGCAGAGCCTCGACAAATCCTTTGTGGAGGAGGCCTGCGCCTTTGCCAACTCCGGTGGCGGCAGAATTCTTCTTGGTGTTGCCGACAGTGGCGTCATCAGGGGTATCGACACCGGCAACCTCATGCGTTCCCGCGTCCAGGACATGCTGGGGCAGATCGAGCCGCTTCTGCATTGCGAAATCGAAGCGGTTGGCGATGTTCTCGTTGTAACGATCCCTGAGGGAACTGAAAAGCCCTATGGCTGCTTCAGGGGATTTTTCATGCGTATGGGTGCCAATTCGCAGAAGCTCACCCGCAACCAGATCATTGAGTTTTTCCAGAAGGAAGGCCGAATCCGCTTCGATGAGCTGAGCCATCCGAAAGCCGTCTATCCCGACGATTTCGATCCGGACGCATTTACCCGCTTTCTGAAACTGGCTGGCATCAGCCCGAGCATCGACCGCGAAACCCTGCTGCACAACCTCGATTGTCTGACTGCCGATAACCGGTTCACAAACCTTGGCGTGCTGTTCTTCACGAGAGACATTGATTTTTTTCTCAACCATGCAGTGGTCGTCTGTGTGCTCTATCGAGGCAGTGAAAAAGTCACCATCCTTGACAAGAAGGACTTCACGGGAAACATCGTGGAAAATATCGACAATGCCCTGCTCTTTGTGAAGCGGCATACCAAGGTGCGCCTCAGGATCGAGCACCTGCAGCACGAAGAGATTCCAGACTACCCGGAAGTCGCTCTGCGGGAGGCCATTATCAATGCGGTCTGTCACCGTGATTATTTCGACAGGCGAGCCAATGTCACGATCGAGGTCTTTGCCGACCGGGTGGTCATCACCAACCCCGGTGGCCTGCCGAGCGGTCTCTCTCCGGAAGAGTTCGGCACCAAGAGCGTGGCCCGAAATCCCCGCATTGCATCCCTTCTTCACCGCATCGACTACATCGAAAAGATCGGAACCGGCATTAACCGTATCCGCCAGGCGGTCGCCGAACACGGCGGTACCGAACTGGAACTGCGCTTCAACGATTTTTTCACCGCGACATTCCGGTCAAAGATACAAGTTGCCCAGGAAGTTACGGGAGAAGTTAGTGAGCAAGTCAAGGCCCATGATGAGGTCCATGATGAGGCCCATGAGCTTACCGATACGGAGAGAAAGATTCTTGGGGCATGTCGCGAGGCGACCAGGAGTGCTCCGGATTTGCTGGAAGTGCTCGGATATCGAACACGAACAGGGAACTTCAAAAAAGCAATGTCCCGACTTTGCGACGTACTGAAATTGTTGGAACCTACGCTTCCGGATTCAGCTCGCAGCAAAAACCAGAAATACCGCCTTACCGATAAGGGCCGCGAAATCCTGCGGCAGGAGGGGAGCGATGAATAA
- the recD gene encoding exodeoxyribonuclease V subunit alpha, with protein MSIEFCQRSIDRQIAEYLCRGARDEPGVLVRSVVSLLSQAVGQGHVCLDLEEIAGEVVRIPGREEPLRLPGIVNLLAALRSLPTVGRPGEHRPLILDEAGRLYLYRYFRYELQLAEAIRARAAMETGSPDEAALAEQLDRYFVPDESGEDRQRQAALTALRRGFSVISGGPGTGKTTTVVRILGLLLEQTGGERMRIAMAAPTGKAAARLASSIASLRESLPCTEEVKHTVPSQVTTIHRLLGTIPNSTGFRHNARNPLPYDAVIVDEASMVDLPLMTALVTALMPQARLILIGDRDQLASVEAGAVLGDICRAAESPGSAVSSIKGCVTVLDRNYRFGDGSGIAALSRAINSGDAGEAIRLLGDPADSTISLEATPMREAVRKRLASPVLEGFRPYLEAEAPEDALRLFERFRILTALREGPWGAAGMNHAVETLLHEAGLLKADTPFYRGRPVLVTENDYIHKLFNGDTGIILPDPETGNQKAYFAAPDGTVRSIPPEFLPAHVTAFAMTVHKSQGSEFDRVLMVLPPEDTLLLTRELIYTGITRARQAITLWSDEAVFSAAVKRRTERRSGLRERLVL; from the coding sequence ATGAGCATTGAGTTTTGCCAGCGATCCATAGACCGCCAGATAGCGGAATATCTCTGCCGTGGAGCAAGGGACGAACCGGGAGTGTTGGTGCGCTCGGTAGTTTCGCTGCTCAGCCAGGCGGTAGGGCAGGGGCACGTCTGCCTCGACCTCGAAGAGATTGCCGGAGAGGTTGTGCGGATTCCGGGCCGGGAGGAACCGCTGCGCCTGCCGGGTATCGTAAACCTGCTCGCAGCGCTCCGTTCGCTGCCAACAGTCGGCAGGCCGGGTGAGCATCGCCCGCTGATCCTCGACGAAGCCGGACGGCTCTACCTTTATCGTTACTTCCGCTACGAACTCCAGCTTGCCGAAGCCATTCGCGCCCGTGCTGCAATGGAGACTGGCAGCCCCGACGAAGCCGCGCTTGCCGAACAGCTCGACCGCTACTTCGTCCCCGATGAATCGGGAGAGGATCGCCAACGTCAGGCCGCTCTCACGGCGCTCCGGAGAGGCTTCTCGGTCATCTCCGGCGGCCCCGGTACCGGCAAGACCACCACCGTGGTGCGCATTCTCGGACTTCTGCTGGAACAGACAGGCGGAGAGCGGATGCGCATCGCCATGGCCGCGCCAACGGGAAAGGCCGCCGCACGGCTTGCCTCCTCTATCGCTTCGCTCCGGGAGTCGTTGCCCTGTACCGAAGAGGTGAAGCACACCGTCCCCAGCCAGGTCACCACCATCCACCGGCTGCTCGGCACCATCCCCAATTCGACCGGGTTCCGGCATAACGCCCGGAATCCGCTCCCGTACGACGCCGTCATCGTCGATGAAGCCTCGATGGTCGATCTGCCGCTCATGACCGCCCTCGTCACGGCGCTCATGCCGCAGGCCCGTCTCATCCTCATCGGCGACCGCGACCAGCTCGCCTCCGTCGAAGCCGGAGCCGTGCTCGGCGACATCTGTCGTGCCGCAGAATCTCCCGGCTCCGCAGTTTCTTCCATCAAAGGGTGCGTCACCGTGCTCGACCGCAACTACCGCTTCGGCGACGGTTCCGGTATCGCAGCCCTCAGCCGGGCCATCAACAGCGGAGACGCCGGCGAAGCCATTCGTCTTCTTGGCGACCCGGCCGACAGCACCATCTCGCTCGAAGCCACACCGATGCGTGAAGCCGTCAGGAAGCGCCTCGCAAGCCCGGTGCTTGAAGGCTTCCGCCCCTATCTCGAAGCAGAAGCGCCGGAAGATGCCCTGCGCCTTTTCGAGCGCTTCCGCATACTCACCGCACTCCGCGAAGGCCCCTGGGGAGCCGCAGGCATGAACCACGCCGTCGAAACCCTGCTCCACGAAGCGGGACTCCTCAAGGCCGACACCCCGTTCTACCGGGGCAGACCGGTTCTCGTCACCGAAAACGACTACATCCACAAACTCTTTAACGGCGACACCGGCATCATCCTCCCCGACCCGGAAACCGGCAACCAGAAAGCATATTTCGCCGCCCCCGACGGCACCGTCCGCTCCATCCCCCCGGAGTTCCTCCCGGCGCACGTAACCGCTTTCGCCATGACCGTGCACAAAAGCCAGGGTTCGGAGTTCGACAGGGTGCTCATGGTTCTGCCGCCTGAGGATACGCTTCTTCTGACGAGAGAACTGATCTATACAGGTATTACGAGAGCACGGCAGGCCATTACGCTCTGGAGCGATGAAGCTGTTTTCAGCGCAGCGGTAAAGCGCAGAACGGAGCGGAGAAGCGGGTTGAGGGAGAGGCTTGTTTTATAG